Genomic window (Roseofilum reptotaenium CS-1145):
TACCTGAATACTTAGAGCGTAATACCCAAATTTTAGGCATTAGTGCTGATGATATTAAATCCCATGCTGATTTTTGCGACAGTGAAGGCTTAAAATTTCCCTTACTTGCCGATACCACCGGGGCAGTGAGCAAAGCCTATGGTTCTTGGTTACGATTTATCTCCATGCGCCATACGTTTATTGTTGATCCTGATGGCATTCTCCGCGCCACATTTACCGGCGTTCGTCCTGCAATTCACTCCCAAGAAGTTCTCACCCGTTTGGACGAGCTGCAAGCATAATTACAGCAGTTTTCTTTCTCTGTGCCCTGCATTTC
Coding sequences:
- a CDS encoding peroxiredoxin translates to MNRRSLFRLILTSFLLLALSLPFGAPTFALGGKLPEIGQPAPSFQLPTNTGEGEISLSDYQGQWIVVYFYPADFTPGCTLEARRFQQDLPEYLERNTQILGISADDIKSHADFCDSEGLKFPLLADTTGAVSKAYGSWLRFISMRHTFIVDPDGILRATFTGVRPAIHSQEVLTRLDELQA